Sequence from the Ziziphus jujuba cultivar Dongzao chromosome 9, ASM3175591v1 genome:
AGCATGCTTTACATGCTGACATGTAATATTATGTTATGCTGATATCATAATTCTAATTTATTgttccaataaaaaattaatcaaaaataactTGAAACAGCAAATATGATTAGTGTAGAAGGAGCCAAAGAACCTTATTTAGGTTGTCAAAGAAATTTCATACCTATGTTTGGATATGCTTTTGACaattatacatacatacgtacatacatacatacatacatacatgtatatgtatattgctTGGATATGCTTTTGAcagttatacatatatagcaTATATATGAAATGTGTGTAAATTTCCAATGAGCTTTTCACAGAGGAATATATTATCTAATTGAGCTAGCCAATTCAACTTttataattaagataaatattttttgcattctataccttttcttatttatttacttattattattactattattattattatattacaatgGAAAAAAATTCGAACTTTGTATTTTTTCCCAAGAACATGGTAGAGATGCCACTAAGTTGACTCTGAATTCtatattcaattaatttattttagggttttaaaaaTCTCCATACAACAACaagtatatattatttaagttaattgaattttgatattttgaaattttaaaatgacatgatttgaattttgaaatttaaaattgtgcgaattaaacttttaaatttcaatattcaaTTGGTCCACGGGTTAACTATGCTCTTAAAATGAAATTAGCATACTTCACATGTAGATGTGGTACTAGCTTATGCTAATATCATaattcattttattaaaaaaaataaaaaaataaatttttaaaaaaataaatttgttatttttattttatatttataatttttttatttgaattatatccattcctatttcatttaaattaaattgcccaagaaataattaattatttttaaaaataaaattagacaaaaataaaaataaaaataaaactggaATTTTtgctctaataaaaatatttattattagatcaaaaatttaataaaaattttattagtcaaaaaaattaataataatttttgtatgaTCAAATCATaagaaacaaaagtaaaaaaattaaaattagaacaaaaaaagtaaaaaataaatataaataaaattgaaaattttgacctaataaaaatatttttattagacaaaaaaattaaataaataattttgttagaccaaaaattaataataattttttatgcccaatccataaaaaaattactccaaaataaaaaaaataaaattagccaaaataaaaataaaaataaatatctacagtgaaaattaaaaatttttgaacctaaaattagattaacaaataaaaataaaaatagaattggaattttttaataaaaaaccataaaaataaaaattagaccaaaatagcaccaaaaaatcatttttatttttatttttttctaattttggatctaatttttattttttgtctaattttttttatgggtttgggataaaaaattattattaatttttgtgtgcaataaaattattttatttaatttttgggctaataaaaatatattgtactAGTCtgaaaattccaattttatttttatttttatcttcttctttttttaattttgctctACTTTTTGTTATGGTCtgggcataaaaaattattattacattttagtttgataaaattatttttattagactaaaaatttcaatttttcattttgattttttgtcttttctttaagtctttttttttatggtttgggcataaaaaattattattaaattttgtctaataaaatcatttttcttagatcaaaaattccaattttatttttacttttgtcaaatttttaatttaaattcaaatcttGATCTCAACAActtctttatattttcttataaactCTATTATTTTAGTAGATTGAGGAACTTAGTCTAAAGAAAAAGAGCACATGCGTTGCATATGATTGAatagttttaataattatgtgcAAATCATATGACTTTAAATGATATGTTATACATTTTAGTTATTGAATTGAATgattttgaaggaaattaatgactaaaattaaaagaatagcaTAAACTAAACAAGAACCCAAAAAAGCATAGTAGGGGATCCGCGTAACCAGGCTCTTGCTTATGGATTGGAAAcaatggcaataataaaaagTTCCGGCCAGTAACCAGTGGAATAGATAGTGAtgaaaatctctctctctctctcttcatctGACTTAAAACCAAGTCCTAATTTCTATTGCAAATTGCAAGGGTGAGTTGACCCCCCTATTTTTCTAGCAAAAGACACCAAATGCCGGTGTTGATTCCTTAAACTATTTGCatagaaaatgaataaatgacCAATGATGTAAAGTTTTGATTAGGTTGAGGCGCATAATGTTAGAAAAAATTACTTAGAGTAGAAGGCATAAAATCCGGGACaatttagatggaaaatattataaataaaaaaattatttaaggtGCAAAGTATAGAAACCGATACAACTAAGGTgcaataatatcaataattctAACAAAAACGATTTATAAAAGGAGTCAAAATATCCCATATTCTTCACCTTAAATTTAGAAACTGGTTTAAAAATGTTGATGCATTTTTGAAGTAGTGGACTGTGCTAATAGTTTTAATTCTTTGGAACATTCCAACAGTGATTGTCATATCATTTTTCAAcatttgaacaattttttttttttttttttttgagtaacaACATTTGAACATGGAggatcaaaatcatatatatatatatatatatatatatatctaaaacgTGTGACAATATTGATATTTCTCTAATTAAGCTTGTTTAGCTAATAAAGccaaagaaaaatccaattATTTCAAGCCTATACCTCCATATTTTTTGGCGTTTGGTGATTAAAACTTTGTTATTGACCTCTGGTAATTAAGAATTTGTTGCCTGCCCAACCAAATCTGCTTACCTCTTCGGAAATATCAATTGCAAAATCCTTGGGAGTTTCAAaaaattgcaatatatatatattaccatgtGTACTTTGACAAATTGATATTCTTCTTGTTTCCCTCTCCATTGGAATGTGAATCCTAGCTAGATATTTCTCTGCATTATCAAACTGGGTGGACCCACATATAGCCCACGTTcctcttcaaattttttttcttttttaaatatttagtatttttttttatctatttacttttttatcccCTTTTAAATTACATTGAGCCCCTGCCCTCTCAGTCTATCATTCCCACTGGCCACAGCCCACATTTTTGtcttcttacattttttttttctattaatcatttattttgcatttatctgtaatattttttataatcctttattttattattcttttaatcatttctttttcatttctatatatatatatatatattttttttttatcacctcttttacatgtaattaatatttcttaatatattttaacactaatacatatttaattaatatgtgtAAATTACGAGCATTtctaagttattttttatttaatttttgtttcagtTACATAGGCTGCAatccttttgttatttttctttagcTTTCAATTACTTTATAGATGtttaaatgttaataaaaaaataaaaataaaaactaagtttcatattttatttatcatggAATGtgtttactttatttttgtaGATTTACAATCAATTTATTATGTATCCAAAccattgaaaatcaatttttttccaaaattaatttaaagaaaaataaacaaattaacacTAATTTAGCAGTTACTCTAATTAGTTAGACCACaagttaacaattttttttttcgagttttatatatgtttatgtttttccTTACCATCTtgtcaaaacatatataaatataattttttttattacaacatttatacatatatatatatatatataattttccttaTCATAAGttggtttgtattttttttttttttttttttttttggttgtggaAGAATTCCTTACCATAAGTTAAGAAATAATCAAGAGATGTTATTAGATATAATATGGTGGCTTGGAAAATTTTTTGTATCTACCATTGACAGTGCCGcttggaaaatttttttggatCTGCCAAACTATTCCATTTCTTGTTCCTTAGGGCATGCCAAAGTGGCTAAactacccctttttttttttttttaataccaaaaaaaataaactacgttttaaaaaaaaaaaaaaaaaacctaaaagtcTTATATCCAGTCCCTACCACTCAATTCTTGTGGGGTGAGTCCAGTAGGCAagccattatataatataaatgggTATCCATTTTTGCTGTTAAGAAAGAAGGGTATACAAAAGTTCTTTGACTTTTCTAAAGTTTTCTTTCAATTGAGATCTTTGAACTTTTGATGGAAATGCGAGCAATTGTCTCTCAACTTACTATTGATTATTGAAAAGCACTCCAAAGGAAGACCTAAAGAAATTAACTGAATACAttcagcaaagaaaaaaaaaaattaatgtatatatatatatatatatatgtgtgtgtgtgtgtgtgtgtgaagacGCAAAGAAATTAACTGATTGCAttcagcaaagaaaaaaaaaatattaatgtatgtgtgtgtgtgtgtgtgtgtatgtgtgtaggCCTAGCAACGTGTCTTGTTAAATCGTGTTTATATTGTGTTCATGTGAAATTAAGTTAACACAAATACCACCTGTTAAGCTTTCATGTGAAAATAAATGAATCTGAATCCATTCGATAAATTATTATGTAACCTATCACTCAACTCCTTAACCCAGTAAtgataaatacaaatttgaaaatttaaattttatttagctttgaaataagaaaataataaatttttttaaaaattacaaaaattcttgtttatttttagattttttaaaaattaaacaaaaaaaacaattaatacatgtttaataataaattaagtaattttaatattataaaacttatgtaATTACTAAAATACCTATCTTTAATGGGTCTTATGATTTTATCGTGTTTCATCCgttaaaatctattaatttattgaattttattagaTGACACTGATATGGACTCGATTCAATATCGTCAATCCAAACTCGTAAATTATTATGTAGGCTTGTATCGTATGAGATTTTGCcagatgtgtgtgtgtgtgtcgtATGAGATTTTGccaggtgtgtgtgtgtgtgtgagagagagagagagagagagagagagatttggaATTTCAGATTAATTCTTTTGGAGTTAATcatggtgtgtgtgtgtgagagagagagagagagagagagagagagagagagagagttactagatgtgtgtgtgtgtgtgtgaggaGAGAGATATTAGGAATTtcagattaatttttttggagttaatcataatgttgaatttaattatttataattgaaatttgtCCGATTCGCTTTGATATtaaagagtgtgtgtgtgtgtgtgagagagagagagagagagagagagagatatttgGAATTTCAGATTAATTCTTTTGGAGTTAATCGTGATGTTTGAatctaattatttataattgatatttgtCCGATTTGCTTTGATATTAAAGTTTGAAAGAAAGTAAATTGCGCTAAATGGTATTTATATGTGAaggtttaaagtttttaaaacagtttaatttaaatatagtcaATGACCTGTTGGAACACCTTCTAGATTTAGATCCCATACCAATTAAAGTTTTGCTATTTTTTGAGCCACCGATGGAATTGCTGTTGATTTGTAACAATTATTAAAcaagaatatttaattttatgttattttttaatactaaaaatttaatatggaagaataaatcttttaataataGAGTTGATATCCAATTTTGAATGAGGAACTCAATAGGTTCATTGAGTCGAAAATGCAAGCTTTATTTACAcaaattcatttttatataagaGTTAGTTACAAGCTATTTATGGGATTTTTGGTTGAGGAATGGTTTGATTGGCACCAACCtgtttaatttaacttattttatCAAAAGGAGACTAACTTAGGGAGTTCTTAAGCTACAATgagaaaataaactaaatttagCTATCAAGTGGTATTTTCCAATACTATCAATCAAGTCCATGTACTCCCATGTAAAGGATTTAACTCTCATATGTTCATGCTTAAGCCCACTTGGTTGAGCTAAGTTCATCTTCATGCAATTTTAATAGCTTAAAAATTCTCTTGTCTGGCCAAATTCTTAAACCCAAATCTTTAATCACCCAaatctctttattattattttactgcattttcattgttttaaatatatacaagtatgTATATcttattatttacatatttaccaCCATTAAAGTATGTATTttgtctatatatttatatatatgcatatatttctaggttaatttatatatgttttgtatatatatgtatatgtatatatgtattatagaGAAAAATGTCTTCTCCTTTTAGTTGTTTGCACTTACCTAGACCagagataaaaaaagaaactagtTTCCACTAAAAGGAACGGAGAAATACAAAAAAGGATTTACAAACTCaatactcctttttttttttttttttttttttgagaaaacaaATTCAATACTCTTATTCAATgaacttataaaatttattttgaatactACTTAATTATAAACTCATGTTTTACATTTACAATGTAGGGTTCGAATTCTTCAgccctattttattttattttttatcttatttttgtcCACCATTTGTATGATTTCACTTCGTTTAcaaacattaataaaataaaataaattaaatgacaaaatgattatgtttcaaaactaaatataattttattactaaTTGAAAGGCaatgaaaacaactaaaaacgaACAGAAGATCTCAATTTTTCTGACCATATAAGCTATAACCATTTTAtagaataatttttatcaaaaatatatattttatatgcgGAACCTTAGTCACTCTAGTATTATTGACGTTATCATTCTTGGAAATTGAATATGTGACTTATAGCAAATAATACTTAAacgtaataatttttaaaatttataaaatatgaaataatttatttgatttttttaaaaatatataatttataaaaatatcaaatatcaaataaaaataaataaaataggccATTCAAGTTCAAAATATAAGACCCTTAAAACCATGGGGGTTTGTAGCTTATATACCTATGCTTGGTAGAAGATGGGAGTATGCTTGAGAATCTTTGTAGCAAGTTTTTGCCATGAGCAACCCACCTGCTCAGTTTTCCAACAGACCCTTTGATTTCCTCCTTCAAAACCAAAAGTCAGCACCCAACTTCTTCAATTCTCAATCTCAGAATCCTCATCCCCAAAACCCCAATCCTCTTCCTCCACCTGATCTGTCTGCCACACTCTCATCCCTCAATTCCCTCATTCAATCCTCTCAGCAGACCCTTCACTCCCTCTCCTCTCTATTCCCTCTCCAAACCTCGAATTCCAGCAATTCCAATGGCTTCGTTGCCTGCCCTTTCGACCCCCACCATCTCATGCACCCTGAATCCCTCTTCGCTCACTCCCACCGGTGCCCTTCCTCTCCTTACCCTCGTAGTGATGACAATTTCTCACATCTCAGTTATGTGGAAAAAACCCACAAATCCGCTGACCAATCTCGAGCTGAAACCGCTTTCCTTCGAACGCTTCGTGGGTCTGATGCTGAGGAGCTCTGCTTCTCTTTGGATGATTATTATGCTTATTTTGGATCCAATTTCTTCTACCGTGACTGCCCTGGTGCTGTTAATATGTCTGCTATGGATGGTGCTAGCAGGGCTTTCGCACTTCCTGCTATATTGTCTGTCCAATGTGCGAATTTTGTGGACAATGAGGACAGAAAGATGAGGAGCTTCGACAATGAGCGTTTGAAGATTCTTCCTTCAGAGTTATGGGATATAAAAGGTGAGGTTGAATCTTGGGGTGAGTATCCTTGTGTTTACTCTTACCGTACTCTCTATGCCATATTGGGGTTGGATAGTCTTACAGAATGTAATTTGGCAAGAAGGGTAATTTCGAATTCTCCTCGATATGGGGTTGTGATCGATGTGGCTATAAGGGATCATATAGTTTTGCTTTCTAGACTGTGCTTGAAGGCAATTAGGATGGAAGCTTTGACTTTGGTGAACAAGCATGTGACAGAGATGGTTTCAGATAGTAAAAGTTTTAACTGTCCCATCCTGGTTCAAGCTTTGATGTGGTTGGCATCTCAGCTTTCTATTCTGTATGGAGAAATGAATGGGAAGTTATTTTCCATTAACATTCTCAAGTGGTGTATATTGGATGCTGCATCTGGTTTGTTGATTTTCCCATTGGAGCGGAAGGAGACAGAGGATCATGGTTTAAAAGAGGTTCTACAGGGATTGGATGCCAAACCTAGAGAGCCGCTTGAAGAAAGCTCAAATGGCGAACAGAATAGTATAGCAAATGAAAGTGTGATGGGCAGGGTTGTTTTTGTGTCCCAGGTGGCAACAGCCATTGCAGCACTGCATGAAAGATCCTTGCTTGAAGAAAAGATTAAGGGACCACACATTTCTCAACCGCTTGCTTTATATCAACGGTATTGACTGTTCtcactttgtttttttatttttatttttattttttaaccttcTGCAAACTTTTAAGTTAGTTTTTGAAAAACCTTAAAGTATCCTTGCACTTTCAAGACATAATGTGCTtcaaatttaattgaaatttatggcttataaatggaaaaagaaagtggtaaatcaaaatACTCTTCGCAATTTGCTATgatgtttattttttgtgtttatacTACATCGTTTGCGGTGGTCTCTACTCCACATTCAGATTGTTGATCGACTTCATATCAACAGAATACTTTTTATTTGACAGTCAAGCCTACATTCAGCTAGCCTTAATTTGAAACCATATGAAGCAAATGGGGCATGCGCTGCAATTTTCCTTCATGTTAAGCTTGACATCATACAAATGCAAATTCCCTTTACTTTTCAACAGGAGGCTTCTGAGGCCTTAGCTTTTTCTAGTTTACTTAATAATCAAACTGTTTGATTTCCTAACTAGCTGAATGATTATGTTTCTAGTATTATGTGCTGTctttaaatgataatttattttggatatCTGTTTGAGTATGTGGTTACATGGTAGACCTACTAATACTTTTGTTTGTAGTTTGTGATATCTTGTTCCTTGTGCTGTTTGATTTGCGGCAAACTGCC
This genomic interval carries:
- the LOC112492829 gene encoding U11/U12 small nuclear ribonucleoprotein 48 kDa protein, which codes for MSNPPAQFSNRPFDFLLQNQKSAPNFFNSQSQNPHPQNPNPLPPPDLSATLSSLNSLIQSSQQTLHSLSSLFPLQTSNSSNSNGFVACPFDPHHLMHPESLFAHSHRCPSSPYPRSDDNFSHLSYVEKTHKSADQSRAETAFLRTLRGSDAEELCFSLDDYYAYFGSNFFYRDCPGAVNMSAMDGASRAFALPAILSVQCANFVDNEDRKMRSFDNERLKILPSELWDIKGEVESWGEYPCVYSYRTLYAILGLDSLTECNLARRVISNSPRYGVVIDVAIRDHIVLLSRLCLKAIRMEALTLVNKHVTEMVSDSKSFNCPILVQALMWLASQLSILYGEMNGKLFSINILKWCILDAASGLLIFPLERKETEDHGLKEVLQGLDAKPREPLEESSNGEQNSIANESVMGRVVFVSQVATAIAALHERSLLEEKIKGPHISQPLALYQRIAEHDYVSNRANEERKNRPQYRPIIDHDGLPRRLSYSQDTSKSKTREELLAEERDYKRRRMSYRGKKGKRTTLEVMRDLIEDYTDEIKQAGGIGCFEKETDGGAFPSESRYASDVTTDVDKPTKINYGSSTAGSGPNHFKKQLQSNYSVQSIGDYEEPSRGFHDNHGFQVDQRSVSRHRRDREYYSRSPEKRRSHGQSHGQTRHQEEGNDLEVIGTKHYDIKRQSSSMSKRHRSTSSVGNSHHSSKVKDRDTYKNHGSQTTFEDRYIPSKYHGISEDDVSTNSNYSKPDKLYVKNYQELPSNHTSAEQFPDYHEQSE